One region of Alosa alosa isolate M-15738 ecotype Scorff River chromosome 1, AALO_Geno_1.1, whole genome shotgun sequence genomic DNA includes:
- the irf4a gene encoding interferon regulatory factor 4a isoform X1, with product MRLLTEMNLDGDCNMSVSCGNGKLRQWLIDQIDSGSYPGLVWENDEKTIFRIPWKHAGKQDYNREEDAALFKAWALFKGKYREGVDKPDPPTWKTRLRCALNKSNDFDELVDRSQLDISDPYKVYRIIPEGAKRGAKVNSVEESSAHVSPLNYPIPPPYPPLQPTMPSYMLPHERRDWMDYTTVEQPHHQPPHADLQYGQCPYPPTRPLPWPSCDNGYQISGTFYTCSPTETHTSAFTVDPSMRAAEAMAFTDYRLYVSLFYRESLVKEVTTNCRDGCRISSAPSSSSSSASSSPSSPGLTEERFGGTPEPVIFPFPYPQSQRRGAEKLPNVLERGVHLWMAQDGLYAKRLCQGRVYWEGPLAPYADKPNKLEKEQICKLFDTQQFLTEIQGYFHHGRSMPRYQVVLCFGDEYPDPQRQRKMITAQVEPMFARQLICLTQQPSGHYLRGYDLPSQGASPAEDYQRALQHLQE from the exons ATGCGTCTATTAACAGAAATGAATTTAGATGGCGACTGCAACATGTCAGTCAGTTGTGGCAATGGGAAGCTTAGACAGTGGCTGATCGATCAGATTGACAGCGGGAGCTATCCAGGACTGGTTTGGGAGAATGATGAGAAAACCATTTTCAGGATACCATGGAAACACGCGGGCAAGCAAGACTACAACAGAGAAGAGGATGCAGCCCTATTCAAG GCCTGGGCACTGTTCAAAGGGAAATACAGGGAGGGAGTCGACAAGCCAGACCCCCCAACATGGAAAACAAGACTTCGCTGTGCCCTTAACAAGAGCAATGACTTTGATGAACTGGTGGACAGAAGTCAACTGGATATATCTGATCCTTACAAAGTGTACAGAATCATACCAGAGGGAGCCAAAAGAG GTGCCAAGGTTAACAGCGTGGAGGAGAGCTCAGCGCACGTGAGCCCTCTGAACTACCCCATACCCCCACCCTACCCACCTCTGCAGCCCACG ATGCCTAGTTACATGCTCCCTCATGAACGGAGGGATTGGATGGACTACACAACGGTAGAGCAGCCCCATCACCAGCCTCCCCATGCTGACCTGCAGTATGGCCAGTGTCCCTACCCTCCCACCCGACCGCTTCCCTGGCCCTCCTGTGACAACG GTTATCAGATTTCTGGAACCTTTTACACATGCTCCCCCACTGAAACGCACACTTCCGCCTTTACAGTGGACCCCAGTATGAGAGCGGCCGAGGCCATGGCCTTCACTG ACTACCGACTGTACGTGTCGCTCTTCTACCGGGAGTCTCTGGTGAAAGAAGTGACCACCAACTGTCGGGACGGCTGCCGAATCTCCTCTGCGccttcctcgtcctcctcttcggcgtcttcctctccctcctccccggGACTGACGGAGGAGCGCTTCGGCGGCACTCCCGAGCCCGTCATCTTCCCCTTCCCGTACCCACAGTCGCAGCGGAGGGGAGCCGAGAAGCTGCCCAACGTGCTGGAACGCGGCGTGCACCTGTGGATGGCGCAGGATGGCCTGTACGCCAAGCGCCTGTGCCAGGGCCGCGTCTACTGGGAGGGCCCACTGGCACCCTATGCTGACAAGCCCAACAAACTGGAGAAGGAGCAGATCTGCAAGCTGTTCGACACACAGCAGTTTCTCACAG AGATTCAGGGATATTTCCACCATGGACGCAGCATGCCGAGGTACCAGGTGGTTCTGTGCTTTGGTGATGAGTATCCGGACCCTCAGCGCCAAAGGAAGATGATCACAGCCCAG GTGGAGCCCATGTTCGCCAGGCAGCTGATCTGCTTGACTCAGCAGCCGAGTGGCCACTATCTCCGGGGCTATGACCTCCCGAGCCAGGGAGCCTCGCCGGCAGAGGACTACCAGAGGGCTCTGCAGCACTTGCAGGAGTGA
- the irf4a gene encoding interferon regulatory factor 4a isoform X2, with product MNLDGDCNMSVSCGNGKLRQWLIDQIDSGSYPGLVWENDEKTIFRIPWKHAGKQDYNREEDAALFKAWALFKGKYREGVDKPDPPTWKTRLRCALNKSNDFDELVDRSQLDISDPYKVYRIIPEGAKRGAKVNSVEESSAHVSPLNYPIPPPYPPLQPTMPSYMLPHERRDWMDYTTVEQPHHQPPHADLQYGQCPYPPTRPLPWPSCDNGYQISGTFYTCSPTETHTSAFTVDPSMRAAEAMAFTDYRLYVSLFYRESLVKEVTTNCRDGCRISSAPSSSSSSASSSPSSPGLTEERFGGTPEPVIFPFPYPQSQRRGAEKLPNVLERGVHLWMAQDGLYAKRLCQGRVYWEGPLAPYADKPNKLEKEQICKLFDTQQFLTEIQGYFHHGRSMPRYQVVLCFGDEYPDPQRQRKMITAQVEPMFARQLICLTQQPSGHYLRGYDLPSQGASPAEDYQRALQHLQE from the exons ATGAATTTAGATGGCGACTGCAACATGTCAGTCAGTTGTGGCAATGGGAAGCTTAGACAGTGGCTGATCGATCAGATTGACAGCGGGAGCTATCCAGGACTGGTTTGGGAGAATGATGAGAAAACCATTTTCAGGATACCATGGAAACACGCGGGCAAGCAAGACTACAACAGAGAAGAGGATGCAGCCCTATTCAAG GCCTGGGCACTGTTCAAAGGGAAATACAGGGAGGGAGTCGACAAGCCAGACCCCCCAACATGGAAAACAAGACTTCGCTGTGCCCTTAACAAGAGCAATGACTTTGATGAACTGGTGGACAGAAGTCAACTGGATATATCTGATCCTTACAAAGTGTACAGAATCATACCAGAGGGAGCCAAAAGAG GTGCCAAGGTTAACAGCGTGGAGGAGAGCTCAGCGCACGTGAGCCCTCTGAACTACCCCATACCCCCACCCTACCCACCTCTGCAGCCCACG ATGCCTAGTTACATGCTCCCTCATGAACGGAGGGATTGGATGGACTACACAACGGTAGAGCAGCCCCATCACCAGCCTCCCCATGCTGACCTGCAGTATGGCCAGTGTCCCTACCCTCCCACCCGACCGCTTCCCTGGCCCTCCTGTGACAACG GTTATCAGATTTCTGGAACCTTTTACACATGCTCCCCCACTGAAACGCACACTTCCGCCTTTACAGTGGACCCCAGTATGAGAGCGGCCGAGGCCATGGCCTTCACTG ACTACCGACTGTACGTGTCGCTCTTCTACCGGGAGTCTCTGGTGAAAGAAGTGACCACCAACTGTCGGGACGGCTGCCGAATCTCCTCTGCGccttcctcgtcctcctcttcggcgtcttcctctccctcctccccggGACTGACGGAGGAGCGCTTCGGCGGCACTCCCGAGCCCGTCATCTTCCCCTTCCCGTACCCACAGTCGCAGCGGAGGGGAGCCGAGAAGCTGCCCAACGTGCTGGAACGCGGCGTGCACCTGTGGATGGCGCAGGATGGCCTGTACGCCAAGCGCCTGTGCCAGGGCCGCGTCTACTGGGAGGGCCCACTGGCACCCTATGCTGACAAGCCCAACAAACTGGAGAAGGAGCAGATCTGCAAGCTGTTCGACACACAGCAGTTTCTCACAG AGATTCAGGGATATTTCCACCATGGACGCAGCATGCCGAGGTACCAGGTGGTTCTGTGCTTTGGTGATGAGTATCCGGACCCTCAGCGCCAAAGGAAGATGATCACAGCCCAG GTGGAGCCCATGTTCGCCAGGCAGCTGATCTGCTTGACTCAGCAGCCGAGTGGCCACTATCTCCGGGGCTATGACCTCCCGAGCCAGGGAGCCTCGCCGGCAGAGGACTACCAGAGGGCTCTGCAGCACTTGCAGGAGTGA